A window of the Podospora bellae-mahoneyi strain CBS 112042 chromosome 6, whole genome shotgun sequence genome harbors these coding sequences:
- a CDS encoding hypothetical protein (EggNog:ENOG503NUGI; COG:Q): MEQDPRSYPVAILPGGDAPEVHQHQTQAYFKSYEQQQPYYQNQYPQSHTILGAEDPVEPKEKRICGVRLSILFFVTTGLLFLVIVALALVGGLLGSKISSLETSYPALASNVAAIAGGSTSGGNDQIAPIDDNTNTGTETPPPSQTSSAPVSFSTNVVVDGYRYVGCYYDDTQRLLIDQPAKGNSSMTNLMCSRICAGFKYFGTEIGIDCYCGNRIEERTPSAKANEWDCSVKCPGNNRGRKEVCGGDWSITLRRPLSSRLVPKIPHQKRPYAFQTSGIPTSFQVFNNRTKWLQRERAASNAEASRQADYLKDEVAMRVAERLLDVKRTFSLTLDFGAYTNSLARALTNPNPDPSQPDADIPPLATKIGKLVAADSSQKALFRDAELEFNKEINMERVVLPYEEGPLPWEDNTFDMVLSSLSMHWINDLPGVLGQINRILKPDAPFIGAMLGGDTLFELRTSLQLAEQERRGGIGVHVSPLADVKDVGGLLGKAGFKMLTVDVEDIVVEYPDTFALMEDLQAMGEGNAVLGREVGAIGKDVLLAAEGIYRELHGSKVEDGTVRLPATFRVIHMIGWKEGGDQPKPLPRGSGEINLRDVLGTK, translated from the exons ATGGAGCAGGATCCTAGAAGT TATCCCGTAGCTATTCTTCCAGGGGGGGATGCTCCTGAGgtccaccaacaccaaacccaaGCATATTTCAAGTCATacgaacagcagcagccatacTACCAAAATCAGTACCCGCAGTCCCACACCATTCTCGGCGCTGAGGACCCCGTCGAGCCCAAGGAAAAGAGGATATGCGGTGTTCGACTGAGCattctcttcttcgtcaccaCGGGACTACTGTTCCTTGTCATTGTGGCGCTAGCTTTGGTTGGAGGTTTACTTGGAAGCAAGATCTCCTCGCTCGAGACATCGTACCCAGCACTCGCCAGTAATGTCGCCGCGATAGCCGGAGGGAGCACAAGTGGCGGGAACGACCAGATTGCACCCATCGACGACAATACCAACACCGGTACCgaaacaccgccgccatcacaAACAAGCAGTGCGCCGGTATCTTTCTCGACCAatgtcgttgttgatggctACCGCTATGTTGGCTGCTATTACGACGATACCCAGCGCCTGCTGATTGACCAGCCGGCAAAGGGGAACAGCTCCATGACGAACCTTATGTGCTCTCGCATCTGCGCGGGCTTCAAATACTTCGGCACTGAGATTGGCATCGATTGCTACTGTGGCAACAGAATAGAGGAGCGCACTCCTAGTGCCAAAGCAAACGAGTGGGATTGCAGCGTCAAGTGCCCAGGCAACAATAGGGGGAGGAAAGAAGTGTGTGGTGGCGATTGGTCGATTA CCCTTCGCAGGCCACTGTCATCCCGCCTAGTCCCAAAAATCCCACACCAAAAAAGACCCTACGCCTTCCAGACCTCTGGCatccccacctccttccaGGTGTTCAACAACCGCACAAAATGGCTCCAGCGCGAGCGCGCCGCCTCCAACGCTGAAGCCAGCCGACAGGCCGACTATCTGAAAGATGAAGTCGCCATGCGCGTGGCCGAACGGCTCTTG gaCGTAAAACGAACCTTTTCCTTGACCCTCGATTTCGGAGCCTAcaccaactccctcgccCGCGCGctcacaaaccccaaccctgaCCCCTCCCAGCCCGACGCGGACATCCCACCCCTGGCCACCAAAATCGGCAAGCTCGTCGCTGCCGACTCGAGCCAAAAGGCTCTCTTCCGGGACGCGGAGCTCGAGTTCAACAAGGAGATCAACATGGAGCGTGTTGTCTTGCCGTACGAGGAAGGCCCCTTGCCGTGGGAGGACAACACGTTTGACATGGTGCTGTCAAGCTTGTCCATGCACTGGATCAATGATCTCCCTGGTGTGCTGGGGCAGATCAACCGGATTCTCAAGCCGGATGCCCCGTTTATTGGGGCCATGCTGGGGGGTGATACGCTTTTTGAGCTGAGGACTTCGTTGCAGCTGGCGGAGCAGGAAAGGAGGGGCGGGATTGGCGTTCATGTGTCGCCGTTGGCGGATGTCAAGGATGTcggggggttgctggggaaGGCAGGGTTCAAGATGTTGAcggtggatgtggaggaCATTGTGGTGGAATACCCTGATACTTTTGCATTGATGGAGGACCTCCAGGCCATGGGAGAGGGCAATgcggtgttggggagggaggtgggtgcgATTGGAAAGGATGTTCTGCTTGCAGCGGAGGGGATATATAGGGAACTTCATGGAAGCAAGGTTGAGGACGGGACTGTGAGGCTACCGGCGACATTCAGGGTGATTCACATGATTGGGTggaaagaaggaggggatcaACCAAAGCCGTTGCCGAGGGGCAGTGGAGAGATCAATCTAAGGGATGTGTTGGGGACAAAATAG
- a CDS encoding hypothetical protein (COG:U; EggNog:ENOG503NUVX), giving the protein MASSGPTGFLGRSSSSNANMRGLVQFIADLRNARARELEEKRINKELANIRQKFKDGNLSGYHKKKYVCKLLYIYILGWNVDFGHLEAVNLISATKYSEKQIGYLAMTLFLHEQHELLHLVVNSIRKDLMDHNELFNCLALHAIANVGGREMGEALSGEVHRLLISPTSKSFVKKKAALTLLRLYRKNPGIVQPQWAERIIHLMDDPDFGVALSVTSLVMALAQDDLEQYKGAYAKAAARLKRILIDGEYASDYLYYKVPCPWLQIKLLRLLQYFPPSEDSHVREMIRQSLQRILDLALETNKNVQQNNAQNAVLFEAINLIIHLDTEHALMKQISQRLGRFIQSRETNVRYLGLEAMTHLAARSDTTLGPIKQHQEVILGSLKDRDISVRRKGLDLLYSMCDHTNARPIVGELLHYLQNADFAIREEMVLKIAILTEKYATDVQWYVDISLRLIAMAGDHVSDEVWQRVIQIITNNEELQVYAAQNILQYCKQDHCHETLVKIGAYILGEFGHLIAEEKGCSPIEQFIALQSKLPACAPGTRGMILSCFVKYVNLFPEIKPQLVNVFNVYSHTLDPELQQRACEYLTLASMATDDLLRTVCDEMPPFPERESALLSRLHRKHANTSDKRTWIVGGKDANSDAAELTLAKNGSLRRTFTNAGTKLNGGAAGDLLGLDMNNIGPAEAKSIPNLASAAHLSPNWEKGFNRLLLKPDGVLYEDGQLQVGVRSEYRGQMACLILYFTNKTPALVGSFTTTLDLDTSEKTNLTWDVKGLPDTTIARGAQAQQVIMFEAKKVFEKSPTIRISYLAGALQALTLKLPVTLHKFMDPAELTAEDFFKRWKQIGGAPREAQQVFGLTTAAKDQQRELTDGFIRDVIKGFRWGVLNNVDPNTKNFVGASVVHTSEGGKIGCLLRLEPNYGTQMIRLTIRATDDSVPPVILKLMEGRLAQGLSTVQERHGPPQTVSDISDSFRNIMVR; this is encoded by the exons ATGGCGTCTTCAGGCCCCACGGGCTTTCTGGGCCgatccagcagcagcaatgccAATATGCGAGGACTAGTGCAGTTCATTGCCGACTTGCGCAATGCGCGTGCTCGAGAattggaagagaagagaatcAACAAGGAACTGGCCAATATCAGGCAAAAGTTCAAAG ATGGTAATCTGAGCGGGTATCACAAAAAGAAATATGTTTGCAAGCTTCTGTACATCTACATTCTGGGCTGGAACGTCGATTTTGGACACCTCGAGGCAGTCAATCTCATCTCGGCAACAAAGTACTCGGAGAAGCAGATTGGGTATTTGGCAATGACCTTGTTCTTGCACGAGCAGCACGAGCTATTACACCTGGTGGTGAACAGTATTCGGAAAGATCTGATGGACCACAACGAACTGTTCAACTGCCTTGCACTGCACGCCATTGCAAACGTGGGTGGTCGGGAGATGGGCGAGGCCCTTAGCGGAGAGGTACACAGGTTACTGATCTCACC CACCTCGAAATCTTTTGTcaaaaagaaggcggcgCTTACCCTGCTCCGCTTGTACCGAAAAAATCCTGGCATCGTCCAGCCTCAATGGGCAGAGAGGATAATACATCTTATGGATGACCCGGATTTTGGCGTGGCATTATCCGTTACCTCACTGGTCATGGCTTTGGCCCAGGACGACCTCGAGCAGTACAAGGGCGCATATGCCAAGGCCGCTGCCCGCCTGAAACGGATCCTTATCGACGGGGAGTACGCCTCAGACTATCTGTACTACAAGGTGCCTTGTCCCTGGCTCCAGATCAAGCTCTTGCGACTCCTGCAGTATTTCCCACCTTCCGAGGACAGTCACGTTCGGGAGATGATCCGGCAGTCCCTTCAAAGGATATTGGACCTCGCCTtggaaacaaacaaaaatgTACAGCAAAACAATGCGCAAAATGCTGTTCTCTTCGaagccatcaacctcatcatccacctcgaTACTGAACACGCTCTCATGAAGCAGATATCTCAGAGACTGGGGCGATTTATCCAGTCGAGGGAGACAAATGTTCGGTATCTAGGTCTTGAGGCTATGACGCACTTGGCCGCTCGATCTGATACCACACTTGGTCCCATCAAGCAACACCAGGAGGTGATTTTGGGATCGCTCAAGGACAGAGACATCAGCGTTCGACGAAAGGGCCTTGATCTCCTGTATAGCATGTGCGATCACACAAATGCACGACCAATCGTGGGCGAGCTTCTTCACTACCTTCAAAACGCCGATTTTGCAATTCGAGAAGAGATGGTGCTAAAAATCGCCATTTTGACGGAAAAGTATGCCACCGATGTCCAGTGGTATGTAGACATCTCCCTGCGTCTTATCGCCATGGCAGGAGATCATGTCAGTGATGAGGTATGGCAGCGTGTCATCCAAATTATCACCAACAACGAGGAGCTGCAAGTATATGCTGCCCAAAACATTCTTCAATACTGCAAACAAGATCACTGTCACGAGACATTGGTCAAGATTGGGGCCTACATCCTCGGAGAGTTTGGTCATTTGATTGCTGAAGAGAAGGGCTGCAGTCCGATCGAGCAGTTTATTGCATTGCAGAGCAAGCTCCCCGCCTGCGCACCAGGGACTCGTGGCATGATTCTGTCGTGTTTTGTAAAATACGTGAATCTGTTCCCCGAGATCAAGCCACAGCTCGTCAACGTCTTCAACGTCTACAGCCACACGCTTGACCCTGAACTGCAGCAAAGAGCTTGCGAATATTTGACACTGGCAAGTATGGCGACCGACGATCTTCTCCGCACTGTTTGTGATGAGATGCCACCGTTCCCAGAGCGCGAGTCGGCCTTGCTTTCCAGGCTACACCGGAAGCATGCGAACACAAGCGATAAGAGGACGTGGATCGTGGGAGGAAAGGACGCCAACTCGGACGCTGCTGAGCTCACGCTGGCCAAGAATGGAAGTCTTAGAAGGACGTTCACCAATGCCGGTACCAAGCTAAACGGGGGTGCGGCCGGCGATCTCTTAGGTCTTGACATGAACAATATTGGCCCGGCAGAGGCAAAGTCAATACCCAATCTCGCCAGTGCCGCTCACTTGTCACCCAACTGGGAGAAGGGCTTCAACcggcttcttctcaaacCAGATGGCGTTCTTTACGAGGATGGCCAGCTCCAGGTTGGCGTGCGGTCCGAGTACCGCGGTCAGATGGCTTGCCTGATTTTGTACTTTACAAACAAGACTCCGGCTCTTGTTGGATCGTTCACCACGACGCTTGATTTGGACACGTCAGAAAAGACCAATCTGACATGGGACGTCAAGGGCCTTCCCGACACGACGATTGCACGGGGTGCTCAGGCCCAGCAGGTCATTATGTTTGAAGCTAAGAAGGTTTTCGAAAAGAGCCCAACAATCCGGATCAGCTACCTGGCCGGTGCGTTGCAGGCTCTTACCCTCAAGCTTCCTGTCACTCTCCACAAGTTCATGGATCCTGCCGAACTGACTGCTGAGGATTTCTTCAAGAGGTGGAAGCAAATCGGCGGGGCCCCTCGTGAGGCACAACAGGTGTTTGGGTTGACAACTGCTGCCAAGGACCAGCAAAGGGAACTTACCGACGGCTTCATTCGAGATGTCATCAAGGGTTTCAGGTGGGGGGTGCTGAACAATGTCGACCCTAATACCAAGAATTTTGTGGGTGCCAGCGTTGTGCACACGAGCGAGGGTGGGAAGATTGGCTGCCTGCTCAGACTGGAGCCCAACTACGGAACACAG ATGATTCGCCTTACGATCAGGGCTACTGATGACAGCGTACCGCCTGTGATTCTGAAGCTTATGGAGGGCAGGCTTGCGCAGGGCCTGTCAACGGTGCAGGAGAGACACGGGCCACCGCAAACCGTGAGTGACATCTCAGATTCATTTAGGAATATAATGGTTCGTTGa
- the ARC15 gene encoding arp2/3 complex subunit (BUSCO:EOG09264V51; COG:Z; EggNog:ENOG503P59R) gives MSIIQQHTESSLTDAWRTINIDALDPDSSQNFPLSTLHPPQPEFSDQDVRNLQSQIRQLLQAGDAEGALRSALENPIYNAPDLAKETHLQTVIEVLQRIKVNEMTPLLQKIYNDDRGSESLDVLMKYLYKGMAATSSGISSQHTGNSPRTPTKLMTPQATGFSQIGNRSGITSGDSTGAAMSVLLSWHEKVVDVAGLGCIGRVMTDFRRV, from the exons ATGTCTATTATCCAACAACACACCGAGTCCTCGCTCACCGATGCCTGGcgcaccatcaacatcgatGCCCTCGACCCCGACTCCTCCCAGAACTTCCCtctctccaccctccaccctccccagcccgAATTCTCCGACCAAGACGTCCGCAACCTCCAGTCTCAGATccgccagcttctccaagCGGGCGATGCCGAGGGCGCGCTGCGGTCGGCTCTGGAGAATCCAATCTACAATGCTCCCGATCTGGCCAAGGAAACGCATCTGCAGACCGTCATCGAGGTGCTGCAAAGGATCAAGGTGAACGAGATGACGCCTCTTTTGCAAAAGATCTACAATGATGATAGGGGTAGCGAGAGCTTGGACGTGTTGATGAAGTACTT GTACAAGGGTATGGCGGCCACGTCGAGCGGTATCTCCAGCCAGCACACCGGCAACAGCCCGAGAACACCAACCAAGTTGATGACGCCCCAGGCAACGGGGTTCAGTCAGATTGGCAACAGGTCCGGGATAACATCTGGAGACTCCACCGGCGCCGCCATGAGCGTCTTGCTTAGTTGGCatgagaaggtggtggatgtggccGGGCTGGGGTGCATTGGGAGAGTCATGACTGATTTCCGGAGGGTATAA